In a single window of the Acetivibrio clariflavus DSM 19732 genome:
- a CDS encoding sugar phosphate isomerase/epimerase family protein — translation MLSVGIFSGYYPYTLEETIKRIKKDGFTCVQLDMDFKDIDLKTSEAITAEKAHRVRDAFRDANISIVSISAYTNLVHPNREQREKNINYVKTLLKYARDFGTPYVISETGTYNTESDWLYHEKNSTEEAYQEIKAVIEDLAKFAYDHGAVFLVENYVNNIIGSVDQVARLFHDVDHPGLGLLLDPTNYFTDKNIDNVDEELHRIFNVLEDKIKIAHAKDCRRAQNVQEKHADIDAASHNTFRGAGAIELPAAGMGVLNYDLYLKLLSRKHPNIPIIIEHIDSEEEIPNIKKFLDSKLKSVGV, via the coding sequence ATGTTATCAGTGGGTATTTTTTCCGGATATTATCCCTATACATTGGAGGAAACAATTAAAAGGATAAAGAAAGACGGATTTACTTGCGTACAGTTGGATATGGATTTTAAAGATATAGATTTAAAAACATCAGAAGCTATTACTGCTGAAAAAGCCCATAGGGTGAGAGATGCTTTCAGAGATGCAAATATCAGCATCGTCAGTATCTCAGCTTATACCAACTTGGTTCATCCCAATAGGGAACAGAGAGAAAAGAATATAAACTATGTAAAAACTCTGTTAAAATATGCAAGGGATTTTGGAACACCATATGTTATCAGTGAAACCGGAACATATAATACAGAAAGCGACTGGCTTTATCATGAGAAAAACTCAACAGAAGAAGCTTACCAGGAAATAAAGGCAGTTATTGAAGACCTTGCAAAGTTTGCCTATGATCATGGCGCTGTTTTCCTTGTAGAAAACTATGTGAACAACATTATAGGGTCTGTTGATCAGGTTGCAAGGTTGTTCCATGATGTGGATCATCCGGGTTTGGGATTGCTTTTGGACCCAACCAACTACTTTACTGATAAGAATATCGATAATGTAGATGAAGAATTGCACAGAATTTTCAACGTTCTGGAAGACAAAATTAAAATTGCTCATGCTAAGGACTGCAGAAGAGCTCAAAATGTTCAGGAAAAGCATGCCGATATTGATGCTGCATCACACAATACATTCCGCGGTGCAGGGGCAATAGAATTGCCAGCAGCGGGAATGGGTGTTCTGAACTATGATTTATATTTGAAACTGTTGTCAAGGAAACATCCGAACATACCGATTATTATAGAGCATATAGACAGCGAGGAAGAAATTCCTAATATCAAAAAGTTCTTGGACAGTAAGCTGAAAAGCGTTGGAGTGTAA
- a CDS encoding extracellular solute-binding protein, which produces MVTIKDVASLAGVSVGTVSNVLNGKTNNQELIEKVERAMRELDYRPYASARSLKNTKNNIIGIIMPNLVRPDFVSLLSNIEKEASNHGYHILFKVCQNNRILERKYIDQFMMQRVDGIIVINSSSQNDPDSVLYKNFLPALFLDLNKGERLLSNVISIDYSEAFEEALKDCADRGIKQIGIIMERGLVPKETVYEIYEKFYKDTEKIEFVDYSQERGFEAAYKLLHNNCELELLVTSNCLLAKGAKRAAEVLNRSEIEHITFKEENWIEDQSEYIGVIGISYEKIASHVIRQMISSIEQPKLCEPKQTVIKANYHRVKHFTENLKGRKTDLAEISLYLVESPAAHALQRLSKVYENKTGVIVSCDIMKYDDLYKKLHQMLEDSDGSVDGFMMDVHWTSSFIETNGLEDLKPYFRKQDNYFSGFMKELLPNYGVSDWHIYGIPFMSGTQLLFYQRDLFEEPSLKSLFKRKYGLELATPTTWPELNLTAEFFTRSINSKSPVRYGLANVQGANIYTTISFLNRLWAYGGNVFQDDSVVINSNNALAALKSFKKSFQYTSPEQISTTWDQLVDNFKSGHYAMVILYDSYAIGISDYTTSKVAGNIGASILPGGTSVLGGWGLGVNKYSCRKEETVRFIEWICSNYCAVPYSLLGGITLHSKFYKRNDLKHIYPWIALLPESYRLARKREIPDKYLKNNLYIQIYDHIICEEIQNVLEDKKSEEQALADMEARINGLLI; this is translated from the coding sequence ATGGTAACTATTAAAGATGTTGCTTCCCTAGCAGGAGTTTCTGTAGGTACAGTCTCTAATGTGTTGAATGGAAAGACAAACAATCAGGAACTGATAGAAAAAGTTGAAAGGGCAATGAGAGAATTGGATTATCGCCCTTATGCAAGCGCCAGAAGTTTGAAAAACACAAAGAATAATATAATAGGAATAATAATGCCTAATCTGGTTCGCCCGGATTTTGTAAGTCTCTTGTCAAATATCGAAAAGGAAGCAAGTAACCACGGTTATCATATTCTTTTTAAAGTATGTCAGAACAATCGCATTTTAGAGAGAAAGTACATTGACCAGTTTATGATGCAAAGGGTTGACGGAATTATTGTTATTAACAGTAGTTCACAGAATGACCCCGATTCGGTACTTTATAAGAATTTTCTGCCGGCTCTTTTCCTTGACTTGAATAAAGGAGAAAGGCTTTTAAGCAATGTGATATCCATTGACTACAGCGAAGCTTTTGAAGAAGCTTTGAAAGATTGTGCAGACAGAGGAATAAAACAGATAGGAATCATCATGGAAAGAGGATTAGTGCCGAAAGAAACGGTATATGAAATATATGAGAAGTTTTACAAAGATACTGAAAAGATTGAATTTGTCGATTATTCTCAAGAGAGAGGTTTCGAAGCGGCATATAAACTATTGCATAACAATTGCGAATTGGAGTTGCTGGTCACGAGCAACTGTCTTTTGGCAAAGGGAGCAAAGAGGGCTGCAGAGGTGCTGAACCGCAGTGAAATCGAACATATCACTTTTAAAGAGGAAAACTGGATTGAGGACCAATCGGAATATATAGGAGTTATAGGAATATCCTATGAAAAGATTGCCAGCCACGTTATAAGGCAGATGATCAGTTCCATAGAGCAACCCAAATTATGTGAGCCTAAGCAAACTGTTATCAAAGCAAATTATCACAGAGTGAAACATTTTACGGAAAATCTAAAGGGTAGAAAGACTGATTTGGCGGAAATTTCTCTATATCTTGTGGAATCTCCCGCGGCTCATGCACTTCAAAGGCTTTCAAAAGTATATGAAAATAAAACCGGTGTTATTGTATCATGCGATATAATGAAGTATGATGATTTGTATAAAAAGCTTCATCAGATGCTTGAGGATTCAGACGGGTCTGTTGACGGATTTATGATGGATGTTCATTGGACCTCCAGCTTTATTGAAACCAATGGTCTGGAAGATTTAAAGCCTTATTTTAGGAAGCAGGATAACTATTTTTCAGGTTTTATGAAAGAATTGCTTCCCAATTATGGTGTTAGTGACTGGCATATTTATGGAATTCCCTTTATGTCCGGTACCCAGTTATTGTTTTATCAGAGGGATTTATTCGAAGAACCGTCTTTAAAATCTTTGTTTAAAAGGAAATACGGTCTGGAACTGGCAACGCCTACCACTTGGCCTGAGCTTAATTTGACGGCAGAGTTTTTCACCCGGTCCATCAACAGCAAATCGCCGGTAAGATATGGGTTGGCTAATGTTCAGGGAGCCAATATCTATACGACTATAAGTTTCCTGAACCGCCTTTGGGCGTATGGGGGAAATGTCTTTCAGGATGACAGTGTTGTCATCAACTCCAATAATGCCCTGGCTGCATTGAAAAGTTTCAAGAAAAGCTTCCAGTATACTTCTCCGGAACAAATAAGCACTACTTGGGATCAATTGGTGGATAATTTCAAATCGGGGCATTACGCCATGGTTATTTTGTATGATTCGTATGCAATAGGTATCAGTGATTATACCACTTCAAAAGTTGCCGGAAACATTGGCGCCAGCATTTTGCCCGGCGGAACTTCAGTATTGGGCGGATGGGGACTGGGTGTTAATAAGTACAGCTGCAGGAAGGAAGAAACCGTTCGATTTATCGAATGGATCTGCAGCAATTACTGTGCTGTGCCCTATTCTCTTTTAGGAGGCATTACACTTCATTCAAAATTTTATAAAAGGAATGATTTGAAGCATATTTATCCGTGGATTGCATTACTGCCAGAAAGCTA